One Sediminicola sp. YIK13 DNA segment encodes these proteins:
- a CDS encoding LytR/AlgR family response regulator transcription factor, which yields MEYTYIIIDSEATSNLQLQHHLEEYGEFSCTALAQNSAEGLNSILKFNPNIVFINLNDKASEYFHMVLELHQYVKELPILIGISRGKQHAYEAIKNNFFDYWLMPYSEFDIRKSLLKLKKLMPQEQVSQTICLKSYKDYRYVDTDEILYLKADNNATDFILKDGSVISAFKTLKTFEETLPKNFIRIHQSYILNTKYVSRINYGKSICSLKQNNHQLPFSKSYKENIDELKKFLSKSTIRTLN from the coding sequence ATGGAGTACACATATATTATTATAGATTCCGAGGCTACCTCCAATCTCCAATTACAACATCATCTGGAAGAGTACGGAGAATTTAGCTGTACTGCCCTTGCACAAAATAGTGCCGAAGGGTTGAACTCCATTTTAAAATTCAATCCCAATATCGTTTTTATCAATTTAAATGACAAAGCTTCGGAATACTTTCACATGGTGTTGGAATTGCATCAATATGTAAAGGAGCTACCTATTTTAATAGGAATCTCCAGAGGCAAACAACATGCTTACGAAGCTATAAAGAATAACTTTTTTGATTATTGGCTTATGCCCTACAGTGAATTCGATATTAGAAAATCACTCTTGAAATTAAAAAAGCTAATGCCCCAGGAACAGGTCTCCCAAACCATCTGTTTAAAATCGTACAAGGATTACAGATATGTGGACACCGATGAAATCCTATATTTAAAAGCAGATAATAACGCCACGGATTTTATTTTGAAAGATGGGAGTGTTATCAGTGCATTTAAAACCCTGAAGACTTTTGAAGAAACACTTCCTAAAAACTTTATTAGGATTCACCAAAGTTATATCCTAAATACCAAGTACGTTTCCAGAATCAACTACGGCAAATCTATCTGCTCTTTAAAGCAGAACAACCATCAATTGCCATTTTCGAAATCGTACAAGGAAAATATTGATGAACTAAAAAAATTCCTTTCCAAGAGCACTATCCGTACCCTAAATTAA
- a CDS encoding fasciclin domain-containing protein: MKISSIKNSVLSILLVVMVVPAMAQQTKMVGGAEMFPTKNIVENAVNSKDHTTLVAAVKAADLVATLQSEGPFTVFAPVNAAFDKLPMGTVDNLLMMENKAALQGVLTYHVIAGKLNSKDILNAIRMSKGKATLKTVNGQEVYAMKKGKNIIISDANGSMAKVTIANVNQSNGVIHVIDTVLLPSSEM, encoded by the coding sequence ATGAAAATTTCAAGCATCAAGAATTCTGTATTAAGTATTTTATTGGTAGTAATGGTAGTACCAGCAATGGCACAACAAACAAAAATGGTCGGAGGGGCTGAAATGTTCCCAACGAAAAATATTGTCGAGAATGCTGTAAATTCTAAAGATCATACCACCTTGGTAGCTGCTGTTAAAGCCGCAGATCTTGTTGCTACCTTACAATCTGAAGGTCCGTTTACCGTTTTTGCCCCTGTAAATGCCGCATTTGACAAACTGCCCATGGGAACAGTTGATAATTTGTTGATGATGGAGAACAAAGCCGCTCTACAAGGAGTATTGACGTATCATGTAATCGCAGGAAAATTGAATTCAAAGGATATTTTGAACGCAATAAGAATGAGTAAAGGAAAAGCTACCTTAAAGACAGTAAATGGTCAGGAAGTCTATGCCATGAAAAAAGGGAAAAATATTATAATTTCTGACGCTAATGGCTCAATGGCAAAGGTTACCATTGCAAACGTAAATCAATCTAATGGAGTTATTCATGTGATAGACACTGTATTGCTACCTTCTTCGGAAATGTAA
- the fsa gene encoding fructose-6-phosphate aldolase — translation MKFFIDTANLQQIKEAQELGVLDGVTTNPSLMAKEGITGRNNILKHYVDICNIVEGDVSAEVIATTYDEMITEGEELAELHEQIVVKVPMIKDGIKAIKYFSDKGIRTNCTLVFSAGQALLAAKAGASYVSPFIGRLDDISTDGLNLISEIRLIYDNYGFDTEILAASVRHTMHVIDCAKLGADVMTGPLSAIEGLLKHPLTDIGLAKFLEDYKKGN, via the coding sequence ATGAAATTTTTTATAGACACAGCAAATCTTCAACAAATAAAAGAAGCCCAGGAACTCGGAGTTTTGGATGGAGTAACAACCAATCCATCTCTAATGGCCAAAGAGGGTATCACCGGGAGAAATAATATTTTAAAGCACTACGTTGATATTTGTAATATAGTAGAGGGAGATGTTTCTGCAGAAGTTATTGCCACTACATATGATGAAATGATCACTGAAGGAGAGGAATTGGCCGAATTGCACGAACAAATCGTTGTTAAGGTACCTATGATCAAAGATGGTATTAAGGCTATCAAATATTTCTCAGATAAGGGGATACGCACAAATTGTACATTGGTATTTTCTGCCGGACAAGCACTATTGGCTGCAAAAGCTGGAGCTTCTTATGTATCACCTTTTATAGGTAGATTGGATGATATTTCAACTGATGGTTTAAATCTTATCTCAGAGATCAGGCTTATTTATGATAATTATGGTTTTGACACAGAAATATTGGCCGCTTCTGTAAGGCATACCATGCACGTTATAGATTGTGCAAAACTTGGGGCAGATGTCATGACGGGACCCTTGTCTGCCATAGAAGGGCTTTTAAAGCATCCTCTAACAGATATAGGTCTTGCAAAATTCCTGGAAGACTATAAGAAAGGAAACTAG
- a CDS encoding acyl-CoA thioesterase, with protein MTPFEKDIRVQEEDLDDLNHVNNVRYVQWIQDISKEHWQKKAPESLKEDVIWVVLNHNIAYKSAAKLNDQIKIRTYIAKTKGAISTRIVEMYDAVTKLPVVHAKTEWCMLNATTYKPMRVSEEIQNIFT; from the coding sequence ATGACCCCTTTTGAAAAAGATATACGCGTACAAGAGGAAGATTTGGATGATTTAAATCATGTGAACAACGTTCGTTATGTACAATGGATCCAAGATATCTCCAAGGAGCACTGGCAAAAAAAGGCCCCTGAAAGCTTAAAAGAAGACGTTATTTGGGTGGTCCTGAATCACAACATCGCTTATAAAAGTGCTGCCAAATTAAATGATCAAATAAAAATTAGAACGTACATAGCAAAAACTAAAGGGGCTATTTCAACCAGAATAGTGGAAATGTATGATGCTGTCACCAAACTACCCGTTGTACATGCAAAAACGGAGTGGTGCATGCTTAATGCTACTACCTATAAACCTATGAGGGTATCTGAAGAAATACAGAATATATTTACCTAA
- a CDS encoding glutaminyl-peptide cyclotransferase, with amino-acid sequence MKRFKYIALGLFSVLFVSCGGGNSTTSKLFKIQLEDNKSEFQQNQTVSIDLRNPKQKTINSVSYSIDGVELVPNDGKITLNIPTLGNKSLVAKVTYDDGTVDVTKNIKVLASKSPEIYTYEVLNEYPHDIKAYTQGLEFHNDTLYESTGRNGQSSLRKVDYKSGKILKQIDLDKTFFGEGITILNDKIYQLTWQSGMGFIYSLDDFEKIDTFTYDQSREGWGLCNDGKNLLKSDGTEKIWNLNPETLKEEGYIETVTNRSIFNKTNELEYVDGKIYANVYLKESMMIIDAQSGAIEGVVNFGGLKEKVKQHADLDVLNGVAYHPGRKTFFVTGKNWDKLFEVNILKK; translated from the coding sequence ATGAAGAGGTTCAAATATATAGCTTTAGGATTATTCTCCGTATTATTTGTTTCTTGTGGAGGAGGCAATTCTACAACATCAAAGCTTTTCAAAATACAATTGGAAGATAATAAGTCAGAGTTCCAGCAAAATCAGACCGTCAGTATTGACCTGAGAAATCCCAAACAAAAAACAATCAATTCAGTTTCATACAGCATAGATGGGGTGGAATTGGTTCCCAATGATGGTAAAATCACCTTGAATATACCTACCCTTGGCAATAAGTCGCTTGTGGCCAAGGTAACCTATGATGATGGCACTGTAGATGTTACAAAAAATATAAAAGTTCTTGCCTCAAAATCCCCGGAAATCTATACATATGAAGTTCTAAATGAATATCCACATGATATCAAAGCGTATACCCAAGGATTGGAATTCCACAATGACACCCTCTATGAAAGCACAGGAAGAAATGGACAATCTTCTTTGCGAAAGGTTGATTATAAGTCGGGAAAGATTCTAAAACAAATAGACCTTGACAAAACGTTTTTTGGAGAAGGAATCACGATCCTAAATGACAAGATCTATCAATTGACGTGGCAAAGTGGCATGGGATTTATTTATAGCCTTGATGATTTTGAAAAAATAGACACCTTCACCTACGACCAAAGCAGGGAAGGCTGGGGGCTCTGTAATGATGGAAAGAATTTGCTAAAAAGCGATGGAACCGAAAAAATTTGGAATTTAAATCCAGAGACCTTGAAGGAAGAAGGCTATATAGAAACAGTGACCAATAGATCTATTTTCAATAAAACCAATGAATTGGAGTATGTTGACGGGAAGATTTATGCCAACGTATATCTAAAGGAGAGCATGATGATCATTGATGCACAAAGTGGCGCAATAGAAGGCGTTGTGAATTTTGGTGGATTAAAGGAAAAAGTAAAACAGCATGCTGATCTGGATGTATTGAACGGCGTTGCCTACCATCCGGGGAGAAAGACCTTTTTTGTAACTGGTAAAAACTGGGATAAACTGTTTGAGGTAAATATCTTAAAAAAGTAG
- a CDS encoding TlpA family protein disulfide reductase — protein MPKLFSRFEDTKVIFAYMRKITFYLFAVILVGCQVDKKSAQSASFSGEIVNPTNNYVVLYKDEVIIDSAKLDENNRFSLKLDSIQEGLYHFDHHPELQYVYLEKGDSLTIRLNTSDFDESLVFSGTGEGINNFLLEMFLTYEEEEPTINNFYELEPEAFSNKIDSLRQSKFQLLTELENDIALSEKAMEIARANIDYTYYAYYEKYPFKHRRKLGEKSIHELSNNFYRYRKNIDYNNTNLTYFRPYYNYMIYNIGNMSYMDCAEECKHGQGKTKSPLHYNLHKLKLIDSLVKENSLRDNLFRNVAMDYLLKVHDNKENNNFFIEDFHKRSGNNKHIEEIDGLYRGIQNIQPGNQIPDLELWNTDGEKVSLRELTNSKNVVLYFWTGTQKRQFENINRKIQELQAKNKDVRYIGVNYKTEQPQWMGIIENYRLDKNLQFRSDNFEQLTNALIIYPLNKCITMKDGAIVDAFDNLYSLK, from the coding sequence ATGCCCAAGCTCTTTAGTAGATTTGAAGACACTAAGGTCATATTTGCCTATATGAGGAAAATTACTTTTTATCTATTTGCAGTTATTTTGGTTGGTTGTCAGGTTGACAAAAAAAGCGCTCAGTCGGCCTCTTTTTCTGGTGAGATCGTCAACCCAACTAATAATTACGTTGTTCTTTACAAGGATGAAGTCATTATTGATTCTGCCAAGCTGGATGAAAACAACAGGTTTTCTTTAAAATTGGATTCCATACAAGAAGGATTGTACCATTTTGACCACCATCCAGAGCTTCAATATGTTTATTTGGAAAAAGGAGACAGTTTAACCATTCGCCTCAACACCTCTGATTTTGACGAATCTTTGGTATTTTCCGGCACAGGGGAAGGAATAAACAATTTTCTTTTGGAAATGTTCCTTACTTACGAAGAAGAGGAGCCAACGATCAATAATTTTTATGAGTTGGAACCAGAAGCCTTCAGTAATAAAATAGACTCCCTGAGACAATCCAAATTTCAACTCTTAACGGAATTGGAGAACGATATAGCTTTATCTGAAAAGGCCATGGAAATAGCAAGAGCCAACATTGATTATACCTATTACGCCTACTACGAGAAATATCCCTTCAAACATAGAAGAAAATTAGGTGAAAAATCTATTCACGAGCTCAGTAATAATTTTTACAGGTATCGAAAGAATATTGATTACAACAATACCAACCTTACCTATTTTAGACCCTATTACAATTACATGATATACAATATAGGCAACATGTCCTATATGGATTGTGCTGAAGAATGCAAACATGGACAGGGAAAGACAAAAAGTCCACTTCATTATAATCTACATAAGTTAAAACTTATAGATAGCTTGGTTAAAGAGAACAGCTTAAGGGACAATTTATTCCGAAATGTGGCAATGGATTATTTATTGAAAGTCCATGACAACAAGGAAAATAATAATTTTTTCATTGAGGATTTCCACAAAAGATCTGGCAACAACAAACATATTGAGGAAATTGATGGGCTTTACAGAGGCATTCAGAATATTCAACCAGGTAATCAAATTCCCGATTTAGAACTTTGGAATACCGATGGAGAAAAGGTATCTCTCAGAGAATTGACCAACAGTAAAAATGTCGTATTGTATTTTTGGACAGGAACCCAAAAAAGGCAGTTTGAAAATATCAATAGAAAAATACAGGAACTTCAGGCCAAAAACAAGGATGTGAGGTATATAGGTGTCAACTATAAGACTGAGCAACCACAATGGATGGGCATAATTGAAAATTATAGGTTGGATAAAAATTTACAATTTAGGTCCGATAATTTTGAGCAGCTTACAAATGCCTTGATCATATATCCATTAAACAAGTGCATTACCATGAAAGATGGTGCCATTGTTGATGCATTTGATAATTTGTACTCCCTTAAATAA
- a CDS encoding SDR family oxidoreductase, giving the protein MENKVVLITGGSSGIGKSIGILLTSKGYKVYGTTRSVNKYPDFNFFSLLELDVNDPTSIKKAIDDLLEKEGRLDVLINNAGIGITGPIEETPHEEIQKAFNTNFHGPIHMMKAVLPQMRQQHAGLIINITSIAGYMGLPYRGIYSATKGALELVTEAMRMETKDFGVQITNLAPGDFATNIASGRYHAPIDTNSPYKEPYGNTLKMINDHVDEGQDPICVAETVYDIMRTKHPKVHYKVGAFMQKFSLFLKKILPDKQYEKLLLNHYKL; this is encoded by the coding sequence ATGGAAAATAAGGTTGTTTTGATCACAGGAGGTTCTTCTGGGATAGGAAAATCCATTGGAATATTGTTAACATCCAAAGGCTACAAAGTATACGGTACCACCAGGAGTGTAAATAAATATCCCGATTTTAATTTTTTTAGTTTGTTGGAGTTGGATGTTAATGACCCAACATCCATTAAAAAAGCTATTGATGACCTTCTTGAAAAGGAGGGAAGGTTGGATGTGTTGATCAACAATGCTGGCATTGGTATTACAGGACCCATTGAAGAAACTCCACATGAGGAAATACAGAAAGCCTTCAACACCAATTTTCATGGTCCAATACATATGATGAAAGCTGTGTTGCCACAAATGAGGCAACAACATGCCGGTTTAATAATAAATATTACCTCTATTGCGGGTTATATGGGCCTACCCTACAGAGGTATATATTCCGCTACAAAAGGGGCTCTTGAATTGGTTACAGAAGCCATGCGAATGGAAACCAAGGACTTTGGTGTACAAATCACCAACTTAGCTCCAGGTGATTTCGCGACCAACATTGCTTCAGGAAGATACCATGCCCCAATTGATACCAATTCCCCATATAAAGAACCTTATGGGAACACCCTAAAAATGATAAATGATCATGTGGATGAGGGGCAAGATCCAATATGTGTTGCCGAGACCGTGTATGACATCATGCGGACCAAACATCCTAAGGTACATTATAAAGTAGGGGCTTTTATGCAAAAATTTTCACTCTTCTTAAAGAAAATATTACCAGACAAACAGTACGAGAAACTACTACTGAACCATTATAAGTTGTAA
- a CDS encoding tetratricopeptide repeat-containing sensor histidine kinase, with amino-acid sequence MILVELSKNDGLANDNRLKLLGRAFNNALKINNDSLKSKYYSQISLGSMNLGDSLFFRKTNGLALQSSIRAGDSVTLAESHWDLGTFFRDNTVEDSAYFHFASAQKIYSSIGNEFLSGRMLYNMAAVQGDVRDYTGSEINTFKAIELLKPLDKFEQLYQCYNNLGAVYSSLGEHTKALEYFKLALNYLSKFKDGNAEFIALNNIGDTYLNQKDYVSAIVYFQRVISAENLKELDPNTYSKALSNYARTRLHLKDTVGIKNAFSESLELQDSINDIVGLSLTNYYLAEYALSKKDTSGAIAYAKKSKALAKRSSNNKRLLESLELISKLDTKNAPQYVQQYISLNDSLQKEERQIRNKFARIEFETDQFIEQNQLLARQKQLWLGVAIGLFFLAIAIVSIISLRIKNQKLKFDQQQQKSNLEIFNLMLSQKEKFLEGKHEEQKRVSEELHDGILGQMLGIRLVLSGLNNKNGETSAKQRAEYLKKLQDVEEEVRTISHELNHAAYQKIHNFIYSVQDLLKSIESSSKVHCNFEFTTHLEWDRLDSEVKINIYRILQEALQNCTKHAFATNINIILGCNEKDILVRVEDDGVGYQAKNEKKGIGLKNITSRVKKMNGTVAIKSKIGKGTSLLVKIPFADKILPNDPIHKSINNEL; translated from the coding sequence ATGATATTGGTTGAACTCAGTAAAAATGACGGATTAGCAAATGACAATAGACTAAAATTGTTGGGTAGGGCATTTAACAACGCCCTAAAAATTAATAACGATTCCTTAAAATCCAAATACTACTCACAAATTTCATTGGGTTCAATGAATTTAGGGGATTCATTATTTTTCAGAAAAACGAATGGACTAGCTTTACAATCATCCATACGGGCAGGAGATTCTGTTACTTTGGCTGAATCCCATTGGGATTTAGGCACTTTTTTTAGAGACAATACCGTTGAAGACAGTGCATACTTTCATTTTGCATCAGCTCAAAAAATTTATTCTTCAATTGGAAATGAATTCCTCTCTGGTCGAATGTTGTACAACATGGCAGCGGTTCAAGGGGATGTCAGAGATTACACAGGGAGCGAGATCAATACCTTCAAGGCTATTGAACTTCTAAAACCATTGGACAAATTTGAACAATTATACCAGTGCTATAACAATCTAGGGGCAGTATACAGTTCTTTGGGGGAACATACCAAAGCCTTAGAATATTTTAAATTAGCCTTAAATTATTTATCCAAGTTTAAAGATGGAAATGCTGAATTTATAGCATTAAATAATATTGGGGACACCTATTTGAATCAAAAAGATTATGTTTCTGCTATCGTCTATTTTCAACGAGTTATAAGCGCTGAAAATCTAAAAGAATTAGATCCCAATACCTACAGCAAGGCCCTAAGTAATTATGCGAGAACCAGACTTCATTTAAAAGACACTGTAGGTATTAAAAATGCCTTTTCAGAATCACTGGAGCTTCAGGACAGTATCAATGATATTGTGGGTTTGTCCCTCACCAATTACTATCTGGCTGAATATGCCTTAAGTAAAAAAGATACCTCTGGTGCCATTGCATATGCAAAGAAATCCAAAGCATTGGCAAAAAGAAGCAGTAACAACAAAAGGCTATTGGAAAGTCTTGAATTGATCAGTAAACTGGACACAAAAAATGCTCCACAATACGTACAACAATATATAAGTCTAAATGACAGCCTACAAAAAGAAGAACGGCAAATCAGGAATAAGTTTGCGAGAATAGAATTTGAAACAGACCAGTTCATAGAACAAAACCAACTCCTTGCCAGACAAAAACAACTATGGCTAGGAGTGGCAATAGGGCTCTTTTTTCTGGCCATTGCCATTGTAAGCATCATTTCTTTGCGCATTAAAAACCAAAAATTGAAATTTGACCAACAACAACAGAAAAGTAACTTGGAAATCTTCAACCTAATGCTATCCCAAAAAGAGAAGTTTTTAGAAGGGAAACACGAGGAACAGAAAAGGGTATCCGAAGAACTACACGATGGTATTCTGGGTCAAATGTTAGGGATTCGACTAGTATTGAGCGGATTGAACAACAAGAATGGGGAAACCAGCGCAAAGCAAAGAGCGGAGTACCTTAAAAAACTGCAGGATGTTGAAGAGGAAGTCAGGACCATTTCTCACGAACTGAACCACGCTGCTTATCAAAAAATTCATAACTTTATTTATTCGGTTCAAGATCTTTTAAAATCTATTGAAAGTAGCTCTAAGGTTCATTGCAATTTTGAGTTTACCACTCACTTGGAATGGGATCGCCTGGACAGTGAGGTTAAAATTAATATCTATAGAATACTCCAGGAAGCGTTACAGAACTGCACCAAACATGCATTTGCAACGAATATTAATATTATCTTGGGCTGTAACGAAAAAGATATATTGGTGAGGGTCGAAGATGATGGTGTTGGTTATCAGGCCAAAAATGAGAAAAAGGGGATTGGTTTAAAAAATATAACCTCCCGAGTGAAGAAAATGAATGGTACTGTGGCTATAAAAAGTAAAATTGGTAAAGGCACGTCGCTCTTGGTCAAAATACCATTTGCTGATAAAATCTTGCCCAATGATCCCATTCATAAATCAATAAACAATGAACTATAG
- a CDS encoding fasciclin domain-containing protein, which translates to MKFSFNLFVFVLGLCCFSSFAQNSNKNLKYGRITMDPNKSIVQNTEDSGKLNVLLAAINASDMAEVLDKDGPFTVFAPSDLAFDKFTSSEIAILLKPENKNKVRSLLNYHIVAGNITAAKLLRAMSRGNGTTTLTTVQGNKITATMSGIDIVLTDSYGNTARITTADANQCNGVIHVIDSVILPQKYNLL; encoded by the coding sequence ATGAAATTTTCTTTTAACCTTTTTGTTTTTGTGTTGGGCTTATGTTGCTTTTCTTCTTTTGCCCAAAACAGCAATAAGAATTTGAAATATGGTCGTATTACGATGGATCCCAATAAATCTATAGTTCAAAATACGGAAGATTCGGGTAAACTTAATGTGCTGTTGGCTGCAATTAATGCATCAGATATGGCCGAGGTGCTGGACAAGGATGGCCCTTTTACAGTTTTTGCCCCTTCAGATCTTGCCTTTGATAAATTTACCTCCTCAGAGATCGCTATTTTGCTAAAGCCAGAAAATAAAAATAAGGTAAGGTCACTTTTAAATTACCATATCGTTGCGGGTAACATCACGGCTGCCAAATTACTTCGGGCTATGTCCAGGGGAAATGGGACAACAACTCTTACAACAGTGCAGGGAAACAAGATCACGGCTACTATGAGTGGCATTGATATTGTATTGACGGATAGTTATGGAAATACCGCACGAATAACCACTGCTGATGCCAATCAATGCAATGGGGTAATACATGTGATTGACAGCGTTATTTTACCTCAAAAGTACAATCTTCTCTAA
- a CDS encoding ABC-F family ATP-binding cassette domain-containing protein: MLSVSNLSVQFGKRVLFDDVNVSFTQGNCYGVIGANGAGKSTFLRILSGQIDPTSGSVHLEPGKRMSILEQDHNAFDALPVLETVVMGNKPLATIKKEMDALYADYDDKNADRIGELQVQFEEMNGWNAESDAAALLSNLGITEDLHYTLMADMDSKLKVRVLLAQALFGNPDVLIMDEPTNDLDYETISWLENFLADYENTVIVVSHDRHFLDAVCTSIADIDFGKLNLYSGNYTFWYESSQLAARQRSQQNKKAEEKAKELQEFIMRFSANVAKSKQATSRKKMLAKLKIDDIKPSSRRYPAIIFDREREAGDQILNIEKLAATSDDGDILFKDANLNLAKGDKVAVISRDSRATTAFYEILNNNKKADSGTFQWGVTTNQSYLPADNSGFFTENINLVDWLRQWVKTEEEREEVYIRGFLGKMLFSGEEALKKCTVLSGGEKVRCMLSRMMMIRANVLMLDEPTNHLDLESITAFNNSLKNFKGTVLLTTHDHEFAETVANRIVELTPNGIIDRYLSFDEYMSDKSIKEQRDKMYAVTV, encoded by the coding sequence ATGCTGTCTGTATCTAATTTATCGGTACAATTTGGGAAAAGAGTGCTTTTTGATGATGTCAATGTTAGTTTCACACAAGGAAACTGCTATGGGGTGATCGGTGCCAATGGTGCAGGAAAATCAACCTTTCTTAGGATTCTTTCTGGTCAAATTGATCCAACTTCCGGTAGTGTTCATCTAGAGCCAGGTAAAAGGATGTCCATTTTAGAGCAAGATCATAATGCCTTTGATGCCCTTCCAGTTTTAGAAACAGTGGTAATGGGCAACAAGCCCTTGGCTACAATAAAAAAGGAAATGGATGCCCTGTATGCAGATTATGACGATAAGAATGCAGATAGAATAGGGGAGCTACAGGTACAGTTTGAGGAAATGAACGGATGGAACGCAGAGAGCGATGCGGCAGCCCTGTTATCCAATTTGGGAATTACGGAAGATCTTCATTATACCCTTATGGCCGATATGGATTCCAAACTAAAGGTTAGGGTTTTATTGGCGCAGGCGTTATTTGGTAATCCAGATGTATTGATCATGGATGAGCCCACCAACGATTTGGATTATGAGACAATCAGTTGGTTGGAAAATTTCTTGGCAGATTACGAAAACACCGTAATAGTGGTTTCGCATGACCGTCACTTTTTGGATGCGGTTTGTACAAGTATTGCCGATATAGATTTTGGAAAATTAAATCTTTATTCCGGTAATTATACGTTCTGGTATGAAAGTAGTCAACTTGCAGCAAGACAGAGGTCGCAACAGAATAAAAAAGCAGAAGAAAAGGCAAAGGAGCTTCAGGAATTTATCATGCGATTTAGTGCTAACGTTGCAAAAAGTAAGCAAGCAACTTCTAGGAAGAAAATGCTTGCGAAGTTAAAGATAGATGATATTAAGCCCTCAAGTAGAAGGTACCCTGCTATTATCTTTGATAGAGAGCGGGAAGCTGGAGATCAAATTTTGAACATTGAAAAATTAGCGGCTACTTCTGATGATGGGGATATCCTATTTAAAGATGCCAACCTCAATTTGGCCAAAGGGGATAAGGTTGCTGTGATTTCAAGGGATTCCAGGGCAACCACTGCATTTTATGAAATATTGAACAACAATAAAAAGGCCGATAGCGGAACCTTTCAATGGGGTGTTACTACAAATCAATCGTACCTTCCCGCAGATAATTCAGGATTTTTCACGGAAAATATCAATCTAGTAGATTGGTTGCGCCAGTGGGTAAAAACAGAAGAAGAAAGGGAAGAAGTGTATATTCGAGGTTTTCTTGGAAAAATGCTCTTCAGTGGGGAAGAAGCCTTGAAAAAATGTACCGTGTTGTCTGGAGGCGAAAAAGTAAGATGTATGCTGAGTAGGATGATGATGATAAGGGCAAATGTTCTAATGTTAGATGAGCCTACCAATCACTTGGACCTTGAGAGTATTACCGCCTTTAACAACTCTTTAAAGAATTTTAAAGGAACGGTCTTACTAACTACTCATGATCACGAGTTTGCTGAAACAGTAGCTAATAGAATAGTTGAATTAACCCCTAACGGAATTATTGATAGATATTTATCGTTTGATGAATATATGTCCGACAAGTCCATTAAAGAGCAAAGAGATAAAATGTACGCTGTTACCGTTTAA